From the genome of Cololabis saira isolate AMF1-May2022 chromosome 1, fColSai1.1, whole genome shotgun sequence:
CCATATCAGTGTGAGGAGGATATCAGTAGGAAAACAAATGTCAAAGATCTCATCAGATCTCGCTCACACCTGGCACACCTGATCTCCTAGAATCCTAGATCCACCCCTGGTAGTGCATCTTTTTGAATGGATGCCTAAGACTGGGTGTTTTTAGGGAAAAGGTCTACACGATCAGTTAACTCATATAACATTAGGAAACTCAATAATCAACATGAATAAAGTATGTGATTAAGTTTTCATCTACACTTACAGAGAGGTTTTTATGTTAAAATGTcagtttctttttcatttttaagagTGTTTCATTATGTTTAGGAAGCATCATCTAGCTCTCGTGGTCTGCCCGCCTACTACGAACAGAACAAACTGTGGAATCTAGTACTGATCCTGCATTGTGATTTTGAAACTTATAAGGACTTAAATGCAGGGCACAATGATGGCAGGAGTAATCCACAAAAGTGGTTTAGTAATGATACAAGCAGGTCAGGATAACCAAAAATCAAACCTGAAGTTGAGGTGATGAGACACGGATGTGGACTAGATGGAGCAGATAAAAGAAGTCACACACCAGGGaatgcacttaaaaaaaaaaggaagaaaaaacaggaCATAttcaaacttaaactaaacagaGGCTATAAAGATAATGCAGGGAACTCATAACTaaacagaaccccccccccccaagccaGTTTCATGATGTCACGTATGATTGATACCTGAACCTCCATCCCTACTGGGGGACCCACTGAGCTAAAAACTGCACATGTGCCTTAGTTTGTACCGCCTtgagattagattttttttaatgtgaagcAGTCTTGGAACTGCACATCTTTCAGCACAACAGAATTGAGGACATCACCCTCTAGTTCAATATGGCTGCgtttttattcattcaaatTTTTGTGAAACTGATTCCAGCAATATCATTTGCAATTAGAATATTATGGCCATTTAGATATATACTGTATGACATTAATGACCAAAGTTAAAGTGGTCATAAAGAATGCATAAATATCATTATATATTACTTTTAGTCGGCTCTTTAATCTGGAAGTTTGTCGTGTGTTTATACTCAAACTTCTGAAATttggtttttgtctttttttgtggaGTGTATGAGACTGTTGGGAAACTTATGACGGTCGCTGGGTAGTTTGGTGCTTACAATGTGATCCATTTGCAGATCCATAGCATGCAGACGGTTCTTCTTCCTCATTGGCACCCTGTACCTGTACCGCTGCGTGACGATGTACATCACCACCTTGCCTGTGCCCGGCATGCACATGACCTGCGCTCCTAAGGTGAGTGGTAAGCAAACATCAAGAAGGGGAATCCCAAGAGCTTGCTTCTCCATACTCATGCAAGCAAAACAGCTTTTAAACCCATTTGAGCTTTCGTGGTGGAAAGTGCACCGGCGATATTGAGGCGCTTCACTGTCTGACTGAAGCATGTACATCTGGGAGTTGTTTGCAGGGCTGTGTGTGATTAAAAAGAAGATTGGAGGGGAAAGATATTATCTGTCCTTCTGCTGTTTTCAGCTCCATGGAGACTCCCAGGCAAAGATTCAACGGATTCTGCGGCTGATTTCAGGCGGAGGCCTTTCCATGACGAACTCTCACCTCTTGTGTGGGGACTTCCTGTACAGCGGACACACGGTGATGCTCACCCTCACCTACCTCTTCATCAAGGAGTGTGAGTActgaaagaaatgtttatttgtgTGGAATAATTCATGAGCTTTTCCCGTGAATAATTTATGAACTACATTACGGGCTTCCATTCAATATTGTTCTATAAAACAGGATAAACGGACCTCCTACTGTATATGGACCTGCCTTTCTTTCAGCAATCAGATTCTAACAGCAAAGGCCTTGTGATATTTAATCTTCTCAGTGTATGATTTAGAAATAAAGAATAGAGAATTTAGAGCCACTCTGTGTAGaaaataccacttctgaccacgtGAGGACATATAGATCTAGCCTGGCGGCCAGCTCTTATTCAATTcatgacaattctctccagtgAAACGGGTCTGGTAGCCCTCCCATAAGCAGCAGTTTCCACTGGTACGGAATGTACCGAACTGATTATGGTGGGGTGGCGGTGGGCTTTGTGCGATGACTGAAACAGGAGCATCCAAGAGCCAATATGTAAAACAACGTAGATGGCTGCAGAATTGCTAACGACACCTTGGTTACACGTATTTCTGCAAAACCAACAACAGTCATTTTCtagcatatcttttttttccacactaTTTTAGCCGTCACTCTGCTTTCACCACATGCTTCATTTCTCTGTATGTTTTGTATGCCTATACAATGGCGTCCAGAGGCAGTTTCCTCTGCATCTGTTGGTACTCCCCCGTATAAATCAAAGTGGAATCCTAAAGAGCCAGATTAATTCTTGGttttgaagaagaaaagaataaGAATAGCTGGCCAGGCTAATATAGATTGACAAAAGAGCTACTGACAACACTAATGAGAGGGAAAAGTTGTGTGCATCTCATAATACAACTTTGTCCCACTGGAGTTGCACCTTTTTGCGTCCTCTgccatgggggggggggcagccttTTTTGTGATATGCTGCCCTCGTGTTGTCAGAATTGGAATTGCTACATGGAGTGATATAAAAGCTGCTGTTTTGGCTTCCACTAGTCCTATTTACTTGATACTTGATTAAACTTGATTACAATGTTTCATTATGTGACATGAAGACGGACTGCAAATGGTCCGTTAAAATACTGACGGCACTCTTGTCATTCAACTCTTCTTCCAGACTCACCGCGCTCGTTTTGGTGGTACCATCTCATGTGCTGGCTCCTTAGTGCTGTGGGTGTGGTCTGCATCTTGGTGGCACACGAGCACTACAGCGTGGATGTGGTCGTGGCCTACTTCATCACCTCCCGTCTGTTCTGGTGGTACCACACTATGGCCAACTTACAGGTCAGGATGCAGGGCTGGGGTGGGGTAGTGTTGTCTGTCGTGTATGTGGGTTAATGAAATTGTGCAACGATGAAAGTTTCCCTCTCTTTGAAGTTTGTTATGTTCTGTTTATGAATTATTGTAATGCATGGATGGCTTCAGCCGAGTGACACatgtttcatgtatttctgtgagTTTAGATCAGGTGCACCAGCTCAAAGTTATATATGAAGGGTCTCAGGTTTAAAGGAGAGGGTCTATACATTACAAATGTCAGTATGCATGCAAACCACGATATATTTTCAGACTAATGTGTGGAAGTACGTCCTCTAGTGGTCAAACTGTAGACAGTTTAAAAGCGAAACAGATTCCAATAAATATGAGAAATTATGATTAGAAAAGAGAAAAGCTTTAAGCTGTTTCAGCGTTATGTTTCTGACTTAAGATGGAATGTAAATAATAAGGGGTGATTTGGAAAACATCTAAGGCTTGTGTTTAACTGAAAATAGCACAGACAACGAAGCCAGTAACTTGTGTTGAGGGTGTAGTTTTGATGTAGAATTTCAGCAGCTCTTGCAGACATTCtttgtcttattttttgttcctttttgctTTTCATAGCCAACAAGATCAGAACGCAAATAAttctccccttttttttaaatacaactgTTGGCATGCATATAGTGGGTTAGTGTCAAGATTggggaacaaaaacaaacaccttttttccaTATGTAATTTGATCCTGCAGCAGATACAGGTTTTCTTGTGCATGTGTGAGGGTGAACGTGTCCTTCACCTGCCCTCTTGACAGTCTGATCtagagtttagagtttagagtttattaatttagcacaaaaagatgcatgaagcactgcgcaaggagggaacgaagttctatagcgaacttatacaaggttccacccctgtcaaaaaacaaaacaaaggacaagCAGACAGCATCTAACATACTTTAACACGTTTTTTCGATGCTTTTCGCAAATTCTATTACAGCTGCTGTTTTCATCAAGTTCAAAATCAAACTGGGTTGACAAACATGTAattctttttacattttagaGTATGCTGCTGTGGATCACATATTTCAAATGATCCGTCTTCCAACGATAGTATTtcaaatgtagatttttttttctttaaacctCTTCCCAAcacaggaattaaaaaaaaagtgattatgtaaTTTCAGTGTATAAATAACTTTAAACATAAATTCTCTTGACAAAGGTAGCACACCTTTCCATTTTAAGCTTTTATCTAAGAGGACACAAAGAATCCTCTGGTCAGGATACGTAAAGTCTTTAAACTGAAAAGTGAGGACTTAATTGTTCATGTTTTTACGTTTGAGGGGGTTGACTCTAAAGGAGGACTTTTATTGTCTTGACAGATTCTGAAATGTTCACCCAATAACTACCTCACCAACACCTGGTGGAACCCGCTGTTCAACTTCATGGAGAGGAATGTCCAGACGTCGGTGCCGTGCTCGTACAGTTGGCCCATCACCTGGCCTCCCGCCTGCCTGAAAAACCCCTGCAAGAAGTACTCCATGGTACAGAGCACAAGAGAGGAGTGACTTCAGGCCAGCACAGCAGTTTAAAGTGGAACTTATTCATTCAGTATTGTCTCCTGAGCAGGGACCCGAAGCATACCAAATCCTTAGATGTTAGAGAGAAGTTTCATCAGAAATAGGAAAATCATAATATCTCTGTATTTATGCCACTGTGATTTATTTATGATCCAAAATGTTCCAAGTTGTCATTGTTTGTGTACTGTAAATGATGCTTGTGTCAGTGAGTTCCAAACACATGGACGTACAGTTTTTATCATACATCAGCATACTTGCATATTTGTTGCTGTACTTGACAtttattttgcatctgctgACACAACTCCTCTATGTTCTATCTTTTGATTAGGTTTTTCCTCAATATGATGTCAGTGTACTTAAGTCACAAGGTGCCTTAGAGTGTAAAACATCTATCAGCCCTAGTgtaatttttgtcattttttaaaaatctttaattTTGTGTTGGTTTTCTTTTAGTAGCCATGAGTCTGTGAGGCTGTAGTATTGACATTGTATAAGTGTATTAAAGTTTAATCATGCTAAAGCTTAGGTGTAATGCTTTTATGAAATTAAACCAAAGTGTTATGCGATGAACAACAATTACCTATAAAATTGTTCCACTTCTGCATGAAAGTAAAGTCCATTCAGCATACACTAGAGGAACATTACCACAGGAAAAGCAATGCTTCGGGCTGTGGTACTTAAATCATTGCTTGTTTCTGTTCATAGTTCTCACATTTCtatattaaaaacaatattcAGATTTTCATGTTTATAGTAATATTTTAGCATTAATACATGGAAGTAGGTTAAAGAAAGAGCTAGAGTATAAATAgccataaaaagaaataaataatgagTCTGAATCTTATGTAGACATGTCAACAAAAGgtaataaagtaaaaaatagCATCTTATATCTAAGTGTAAAGAAGtttatattgttttgtttgatcgCTTTTTTTAATTACGTTTTTTTATTGGATGCTGAAATACGCCGTCTAGTGGACAGTTCATACTAGATCCCACCAAAGCTACATGAATAATAAACCTACTGCACATGCACAGCAATGACTGAGTTTCCAATAATAGGGAAGTatgataaaaaaacaataaatacatacatttaagattttttctttctcccactCATCCACTCAAAGTATTTTCCTAACAGAGCTGAAATGCATAATATGAAGTAGTGCACTGATTTGGAAATCATTTATGGCCCATGTATACCTCCTAATTATACAGAGACAATATAGGAAGTAGTGAAACTGACAAGTtgtatattttatgtaaaaaTTAATGTGCAGTCAGAGACCAGATGTATTTTATACGGTGGTTTATTACAACTGCAGGGAGCAAATTGTCACAACAATCAGGGGGTTGGGAGAATGTCTCAAAGCTACATAGAGAGAAGTAAGTGTCACTTCCTGTTGATATTATGAACAAACTTTAGTTTTCAGCAGATCCAGACCGAACATGCTGAATATTCTAGCTCCATCAGGAGATAATCTTCCCCGAATGAAGAAGATTGTGTTTCGGCCATGGAGCAGACGCTTTTAACAACACTTTTAACATTCGGGGACTGAGGAGACCAGAAGCTGTAGTTTTGAAAGTGAAATGTTCTCCAGTTCCTGCTTTAATtagaattttctttctttcttttctttcagtgAGAGAGAGGTTTGTTATCAGGGCAGTATAGCACAACGACTCTTTCCCTGTTCCCTGAGATAACTGTGGAAATTCATAAAAACATGACTGTACTGTGCTCCACTCGATAAGCAGAAATTGTACCCCAGATGTCCATCCTGTCCAAGTCACATGTATGCCTTTGAACTGGGTGCTGATAACGAAGATGGTCCCTCTCCTCTTTAGCCCAGAAGGTGCAGGTCCATAATTTTAAGACAGAATTGAATGTTTGTCTCTTCAGAccgcagtttttttttccacgtaAACACTCAGTCCCAGTGAACGAAACTGTCTCATGTTTTGAAGTTAGTTTCAGGGTGAAAATTCAACAAAGTCACTCTGGATAAAtgtttttgtgggtttttttcccccatcacATTTAAGTCACCTGAACCAGTAATGGCAAACTTAAGCCGGATTGAAAAACTACAAGTGGAAAATTGAAAACACCGTTTTTATGGCACTTGAgggcatattttattttatgtcaaTATTTGAATGTACATTTTTGATGTGATCCTGACTGCCTGTTGAATATCCAACATGAAAACGACTTAATCTGTGTTAGTTGAGGCTATCACTCACTTTaaagagttgtaaaaaaaaaaaatataaacataaacataacatacaaGATTCGACTAGTTTGAAATGACTTAGAAGAAGTTAGATGGTATAATCAGGGGATTATGTCCCATCTTCCAGGTTGAATTTAACAAGTGAGTATGAGTAGTTGTAGTTCCACGACTGACCACTGGGGCTATTTTCAAAAGTGAGTCGatctcatgttaaaatgtccaactgcaGCAAATATAGAAATACAGTAGGCtacagaccaaaggtttggacacactcCCCCATTTGTTTCAATGAGAAGGTGTGtgcaaacttttggtctgtactgtaggtGAAATAAATCctccaatcctgaccttatgcgttacattaacgcacatcctaggtcaactttgcacagactcatatccggcactttaaaacctcatgctgtacattttctctcatgttgtacattttctcttttctctttccattatatatttgctctttgtattgcaccaatccccacaacaaattccttgtgtgtgtttaacaaacttggcattaaacttatttctgattctgataaaggTTTTGGTCCCCACagctagatttcacatccatgacaactctgcaGGGAGTGAGGTTTTATGTACCATGTCAGGTAAAACTATATAGGCTAAGGTTAGAAATGTTCTGCACAATAAGGGGTGTGGTCTTTTCATTGAGTATAGCCAATTGTCATCACTTTACCTACTTAGCACGTTGTGCTGTCTTGatttctgagctgtgaataaagagcCAATAGAGCATTCATTATTTAAAGCTAATATATGTTTTGTTGCACTGTTAATTTTACCGACAGATTGCTGATAGGTTTCCCCTGGCTGTAGGTTTCCCCGGTAAAAGATTGAGGCTTAGCTCAGCAGCCAGCTGGTGCTATAACCATACATTGGCTAAAGAGTCCCACCGTTGCAGTCCCCTGGGACTTTATTCCAGCTGGGTTCTACCAAGCCACCTTGTACGTAGGTTAAATTTACCTGAACCTTGGTCCAGACCCAGCTGTTATGAAGTCACTGGGACTTCAAAGCTGCATGTTACTGAGGAAACAACATGTCAAACGGGACCTCCTCCGTCTTCAGTGGGGCCGTCTACGAGCCATAACAGCAGTCATTTCTGATGTTGCAATTGAAACAACATTTGAAGTTGGAGGTGTTGCCACAGACCTCCAGCTTGGCTTGGCTGAAGTATCCAGCCCCATGCAACTGCAAGGCTGCTATGATTTAACATTGGCTTGAAAGTCCCACTTATTTGACTTCCGCTTGTCCTCATTTCAACTGCAACTTTGCTCAGTTCAAATGTTGTTTTGGTGGCAACATCCAGAAATGATGATGGACtaacagatttgatcagaaggAACGTAAAATTAATATCATCATACGTCAAGATTTTTGATATCTAAAAACAAGGCTCCATCTGAAAGAATAGTATTGAGTTCCATGGGTAggagtttttacttcttcctactccttttggAACATGTCAAGTCTGCTGCTGCTACCAAAAATAAGTGTCTCTTTTGCGTTCACTGTTTAAATGTTCAAGCATGTCTTAGTTACACtttcatgtttgaaataaagatgattgaattgaaaattaatTGAGTCATAGATTATGATTTAGCATGAGCTAAACCAAACTGAAATAGCGCATTTATGGTCATTGAACTAAGGTGGGTGTGTCCCAGGTGGCATCCAAGCCTGCTCATTCTAACCATTTGCAATACAAGGAAAGATTCTTCAAAAGAAGACTTGAGAAAACTTAAGAGACATCACAAGCAGGCTGTTCAGTTCTTATACAGTCTTTGGATATGACGTTCACGGTTGTGTTTTACTGTGGAAGGTGCTCCTTTCGATTTGAATGTGTGTTTTGAAGAGGCAGTGTTCCTTTTTTCATTACAGAACTGCATTCCATCTTCAAATTTTTTACCAGAACATATTCACCGATTATTTGGTTGATTTTAACTTCTGCTTGCAGATGTGTTTTTTCTTCACAGAGTGGCGAACCTTCCTTATCTTTGTTACCATCAGATTCTGTTTCtctgagatgttttttttttttttttttaaatatcctaCAATTTTACGGAAATGTTAACAGATAACCTAATCAGTTTTGATTTAAGCTTCAGCATTTTTTCTTTGGTGCTTGTCATAGTCAAAGATAAAATGGTTTGGTAGTCAGTacattctgttttatttacattttagagTACACAATCTACATTTGTTTTTGGAAGTAAGCTTGTCTCCGTATCTGCTTGTCTGTAGATGGTGGATAACAGATTTCATTAGACTTTCATGAAAAAGGCTAAATTGATGAAATGGTTATTTTCCAAAAACAGTCTTTCAAATGCAAACCTTTGTATTTTTGTTCAGTCCACAACAGTTCATTCCTAGAGAAACAAAATGTTAATGTAATGACTCTTTTCTCAGgccactgttgtttttttcttagttttcttAAGGAAGTGAAAGGAATTCCTTCCCAACACAAGAATATTCTCAGGAACGGCAGCCTCATCTCAGTTGATAGATTATATAAATTAATGTGAATTAGTCTGACACTGAGGTGGTGCTTTATAATATGCTCAAGTAAacttaattaatgaatgaattcaTTCATTCGGTATTATCTCCTGGACAAGGAGATGACACACgaacaaacagacaaactgtTTCTCTTCTTCATACAACAGCATATTTGCAGATTGTACCTGACATTTATTTTGAACCTTGCTACCGCAACTCATTCATCTTTTGATTAGGTTTAACTCAATATAATGTCCAAGTACAAAAGTCACAAGGTGTGTTAGTATGTACAACATCTGATGTtgtattttctcttcttttcaatCATTAATTTAGTATTTCTTTTAGTAGCTGTGAGTCTAAGCTCTTTGTCTGTATTGTACAAGtgtattatacttgcttaagatatgtttagatatttatgtggatatttatgtagtatatattatatgtagagagggatagttataattatgtaatatatgttatatatttattaggtatgtagcatatatatatttatagggatatttatgtagtttatatagtgtatatttatatagattatttataatatttgcattttctatatattgatataatatttatgtaatatttatattttctatatacttatatggataattatgtagtaataggcatgtttacgtagtatttatatagactatatttatatggatattgtgtagatataatattaacaataatgtaaattcatagagttataaaggcgtaggaactaggaaaaagtttATATTTCTTCCAACTGcttttttcgaacatatgtgaatatgaagatgttactgtttttttgttttttttatatacatgttcgaaataaaaatgcattcattcattcattcattcattcattcattcattcattcattcattcattcattcattcattcattcattcgttcgttcgttcgttcgttcattcattcattcattcgttcttGTTATTTTTTGCCTCTCCACAGAATATACTTGTGTCTGAACTCCTCCATAACAAATAGcctacaagacaaaaaaaagggctCGCAGACCCATGAGAGTACACTGGGCGCACCAATCAGAAAACAGTTCCTGGCGCTGCCAGCCAATAGGAACGCAGGAACGTTACAACGCTGACTGGCTGCCGTTTAACAACCACGCAGGAAGCGTGCGGAGCTCTGTTGTTGCACAGCTGTGTTTATAACACACCAGCAAACGTCTTGTTAACTTGTCAGcagctttttcttttaactTGGATGCCATGGTTTCACTGTCACCGTTGGGGTACGTGAGCAGCGTTTTGCTGACACCTTTAAGCCTTGTGTATTTACTTATATTTCTGCCAGTGTTATTTTGGGTAGTTTTCTATCAAAAGAAGCGGCTCCTGTACAAGAATATCCCTCCAGGTCCGACCCCGTGGCCGGTAGTTGGTAACGTGGGCGGGTTTTTCATCCCCACTTCTGTAAGAAAGATACTTGGACAGCAGTACCAACAGCCAGGAATAACAGGCACTGCTTCTTTAAGTCACTTTGCTGAGCTGTACGGTAACATTTACAGTTTCTTCATGGGGTCTCAGTTGATAGTTGTATTGAATGGCTATGAGATGGTGAGAGATGCTCTCTCCAACCACGCCGAGGTGTTTTCTGACAGACCGGACGCCCCTGTCATCACCATCCTCACTAAACGCAAAGGTAAGCTTGCATTCAATCACAAGTTCTTATCTCATATAAATTGTTAATAAACAGTGTAAGAATGTATTACTAATAtacatgggtgcagatcccgggggggggggggtgaatgaaggaatgaatgaatgaattaatgcatttttatttcgaacatgtatataaaaaaaaacaaaaaaaaacagtaacatcttcatattcacatatgttcgaaaaaaggagtaggaagaagtataaactttttcctagttcctacccctttataactctatgaatttacattattgttaatattatatctacacaatatccatataaatatagtctatataaatactacgtaaacatgcctattactacatcattatccatataagtatatagaaaatatacatattacataaatattatatcaatatatagaaaatacaaatattataaaaaatctatataaatatacactatataaactacataaatatccctataaatatatatatatgctacatacctaataaatatataacatatattacataattataactatccctctttacatataatatatactacataaatatccacatacatatctaaacatatcttaagcaagtataatacaCTTGTACAATACAGACATAGAGCTTAGACTCACAGCTACTAAAAGAAATACTAAATTAATGattgaaaagaagagaaaatacaACATCAGATGTTGTACATACTAACACACCTTGTGACTTTTGTATTTGGACATTATATTGAGTTAAACCTAATCAAAAGATGAATGAGTTGCGGAAAAACgtgaattgtcccccccaataaaaataccctaaattattcaaaattgaacaaatgtattttcagacttaaaggttgaatatgtagaatatttattaaaaatatatttctaaaaaaataatacatccacggtgcgttttgaggtgtacagattGAAAGTCTTGCTAcgccatactttttttttttttagtctgaattaatattttttaaatttttgacgGGCTCGAGTCgagctgtttaggacaaataaacaagaaataaactagaaaggtaagcacaataaatgattccctgtgcagtattttttggcaagcctttaccaatttatggcatggtatgatttgcatattggcaaaaaatttaaaattaaaatcacgttggtgtcccccccgaatcctgacatcggatctgcacccctgctaATATATAATTCTCCCTTTTCCACCTGAGGAGGCCTGCTGttaataattaaacaaaaagaaaaagacaacaagcaaacaaaatcAATAGTCTTATCTACGTGAAGTTGTGCCACATTTGGAggtttttaatgaatgaaaagtACTGCACTGAACAAAAATAGTGTCAATTTACATTTAAAGAcgtggaaaaaaaatgttggtacTCTTTGCATTAAGAAGAATCTCTTCAGgcagatatttttttatttttcctttgtaATCAGGTGATATATTTCAGAATTCATTGCTCCATCAATGACTATGAACTTTCCCATCCCATACATTATGTAGTAGAGAACGTGGAAATCATAATACTACCACTGCCGTGTTTTACAGAaataatgagatttttatgttgtgattcattgttttgttttttaacacaaAACACTTCTCATTTAAACCAAAATCTTTGTTTAGAAATTCTCCTTAACACCACCTGTATAAACCAACTAAAAGACACGGATGAGAAGGTTGCCTTTGTATTGTATCTGTAATATTGTTCTGCTAAACGTGTCTCGGACATCTCAACTATGATTTctttcatttacagttcaacTTAATTACCTA
Proteins encoded in this window:
- the sgms2a gene encoding phosphatidylcholine:ceramide cholinephosphotransferase 2, producing the protein MASQELVNDRDSATDNLNPGTDDGAVPSTGKTCPVHVAGGEDAKRGFRKGISRHNDYVKIPVPESKVNRLPTEWWKTVMAFFYATFNLILTTVVITIVHERVPPKESSPPLPDKFFDYIDRVQWAFTVTEINGMLLLAIWIIQLFFFRYKSIACRRFFFLIGTLYLYRCVTMYITTLPVPGMHMTCAPKLHGDSQAKIQRILRLISGGGLSMTNSHLLCGDFLYSGHTVMLTLTYLFIKEYSPRSFWWYHLMCWLLSAVGVVCILVAHEHYSVDVVVAYFITSRLFWWYHTMANLQILKCSPNNYLTNTWWNPLFNFMERNVQTSVPCSYSWPITWPPACLKNPCKKYSMVQSTREE